In Streptomyces seoulensis, the following are encoded in one genomic region:
- a CDS encoding LacI family DNA-binding transcriptional regulator yields the protein MRVSLKDVAERAGVSVKTVSNVVNDYPHVTPAMRARVQSAIDELGYRPNLTARHLRKGRTGIIGLAVPELGNSYFAELAGAVIDAAAQHEYTVLLDHTQGQREQEILVCQGFRARVMDGLILSPLELETEDLAARRDDAPLVLLGERRYDLPYDHIVIDNIAAARAAVRHLLALGRRRIAFLGARRDHSHQPAHLRFIGWQAELAASGVAVDDRLVATTSGWGHEDGARAMAELLDSGERPDGVFAYNDLVALGAMRVMFERGLRVPEDIAVVGFDDVTESRYAAVTLTTVSPDKEAIARLAVESVVGRLKGDQNHEAPRAARLLQPGFTLVERESTLGRRPHSF from the coding sequence ATGCGCGTGAGTCTGAAGGACGTGGCCGAACGTGCGGGGGTCTCCGTGAAGACCGTCTCGAACGTGGTCAACGACTATCCGCACGTCACCCCGGCCATGCGGGCCCGTGTCCAGTCGGCCATCGACGAGCTGGGCTACCGGCCGAATCTGACCGCTCGTCACCTTCGCAAGGGCCGCACCGGGATCATCGGTCTGGCCGTACCGGAACTCGGCAACTCCTATTTCGCGGAGCTGGCCGGCGCCGTCATCGACGCCGCCGCCCAGCACGAGTACACCGTGCTGCTCGACCACACACAGGGCCAGCGCGAACAGGAGATCCTGGTCTGCCAGGGCTTCCGCGCCCGGGTCATGGACGGCCTGATCCTCAGCCCGCTGGAGCTGGAGACCGAGGACCTCGCCGCCCGCCGCGACGACGCCCCCCTGGTCCTGCTCGGCGAGCGGCGCTACGACCTGCCCTACGACCACATCGTGATCGACAACATCGCCGCCGCCCGCGCCGCCGTACGCCATCTGCTCGCCCTCGGCCGGCGCCGGATCGCCTTCCTCGGCGCCCGCCGGGACCACTCGCACCAGCCCGCTCACCTGCGGTTCATCGGCTGGCAGGCCGAACTCGCCGCCTCCGGCGTGGCGGTGGACGACCGATTGGTCGCCACCACCAGCGGCTGGGGCCACGAGGACGGCGCCCGCGCCATGGCCGAACTGCTGGACTCCGGCGAGCGCCCCGACGGGGTCTTCGCCTACAACGACCTGGTCGCGCTGGGCGCGATGCGGGTGATGTTCGAGCGGGGCCTGAGGGTGCCCGAGGACATCGCGGTGGTGGGCTTCGACGACGTCACCGAGTCCCGGTACGCCGCCGTCACCCTGACCACCGTCTCGCCCGACAAGGAGGCCATCGCCCGGCTCGCCGTCGAGTCCGTCGTCGGCCGGCTCAAGGGCGACCAGAACCATGAGGCTCCCCGGGCCGCCCGGCTGCTCCAGCCCGGCTTCACCCTGGTGGAGCGCGAGAGCACCCTCGGACGGCGCCCGCACTCGTTCTGA
- a CDS encoding ABC transporter substrate-binding protein has protein sequence MKPHSRTTTRNILAMGLVAGLALVTGCTKSESDNSAPTRSSSAGDDAGKQVAESGGGKTCAIGDYGADKLDLKNAVVGFSQSEKEANPFRIAETASIKAEASKRGIKLLTANAQSQFSKQISDVQDLIAKGAKLLVIAPLNSDGWEPVLRSAQAKKIPIITIDRQINAAPCKDYVSFIGSDFVAQGRRAADQLIAATGGKGEIAILLGAAGNNVTTERTKGFEERVKAKAPGLKIVFKQTGEFTREKGQSVTEQLIQSKPGIKAIYAENDEMGLGAVNALKGAGKKPGAVKIVTIDGTRNAVQGIADGWISAVIESNPRFGPLAFATLDSFTQGKPVGEDIVIQDSQYTEANAKADLDKAF, from the coding sequence ATGAAGCCGCACTCCCGCACCACCACCAGAAACATCCTCGCCATGGGGCTCGTCGCCGGGCTGGCGCTCGTCACCGGCTGCACCAAGTCCGAGAGCGACAACTCCGCGCCCACGCGGTCCTCCAGCGCGGGCGACGACGCGGGCAAGCAGGTCGCCGAGAGCGGCGGCGGCAAGACCTGCGCGATCGGCGACTACGGCGCCGACAAGCTCGACCTGAAGAACGCCGTGGTCGGCTTCTCCCAGTCGGAGAAGGAGGCCAACCCGTTCCGCATCGCGGAGACGGCCTCCATCAAGGCCGAGGCGTCCAAGCGCGGCATCAAGCTGCTCACCGCCAACGCGCAGTCGCAGTTCTCCAAGCAGATCAGCGATGTGCAGGACCTCATCGCCAAGGGCGCCAAGCTCCTCGTCATCGCCCCGCTGAACTCCGACGGCTGGGAGCCGGTGCTCCGGTCCGCCCAGGCCAAGAAGATCCCGATCATCACCATCGACCGGCAGATCAACGCGGCCCCCTGCAAGGACTACGTCAGCTTCATCGGCTCCGACTTCGTCGCCCAGGGGCGCCGCGCGGCCGACCAGCTGATCGCGGCCACCGGCGGCAAGGGCGAGATCGCCATCCTGCTCGGCGCGGCCGGCAACAACGTCACCACCGAGCGGACCAAGGGCTTCGAGGAGCGCGTCAAGGCCAAGGCCCCCGGACTCAAGATCGTCTTCAAGCAGACCGGCGAGTTCACCCGCGAGAAGGGCCAGTCGGTCACCGAGCAGCTCATCCAGTCCAAGCCCGGCATCAAGGCGATCTACGCCGAGAACGACGAGATGGGCCTCGGCGCGGTCAACGCCCTCAAGGGCGCCGGCAAGAAGCCCGGCGCCGTGAAGATCGTGACCATCGACGGCACCCGCAACGCCGTGCAGGGCATCGCGGACGGCTGGATCAGCGCCGTCATCGAGTCCAACCCGCGCTTCGGGCCGCTGGCCTTCGCCACCCTGGACTCCTTCACCCAGGGCAAGCCGGTCGGCGAGGACATCGTCATCCAGGACAGCCAGTACACCGAGGCGAACGCCAAGGCCGACCTCGACAAGGCTTTCTGA